A genomic stretch from Bacillus sp. N1-1 includes:
- the galT gene encoding UDP-glucose--hexose-1-phosphate uridylyltransferase, with protein sequence MRSIDKEINRLLQYGLNKHLIHEWDLSYARNQILEVLQLEEIDPSDVPSNIPDSPVTILDQILDWAYENGRLVENSVTYRDLFDTKIMGCLTERPSGVIEKFETTYEQAGPEAATANFYQYSKDVHYIRTDRIAKNEDWLTKTEYGEMEITINLSKPEKDPKAIAAAKTMKSSGYPECLLCKENVGYAGRINHPARQNLRLIPVALEEKQWYLQYSPYVYYNEHAIVLYGEHEPMKISRGTFDRLLEFVGKFPHYFIGSNADLPIVGGSILSHDHFQGGKHDFPMAKAEVERDVVLSAYPNVKAGIVKWPMSVLRLQSNNREDLGELADAILQYWKGYSDERAEVHAFTDEEPHNTITPIARRNGDDYELDLVLRNNRTTKEHPMGLFHPHAEVHHIKKENIGLIEVMGLAVLPGRLQEELHLLGESLIGENPLIQIERDERINKHVVWAESLLEKYSDLDSSNIQGRLRDEVGLIFSDILSHAGVFKRTVLGQEAFDRFTEALNTHLNQ encoded by the coding sequence ATGAGAAGCATCGACAAAGAGATTAACCGTCTCCTCCAATATGGATTGAATAAGCATCTGATTCATGAGTGGGATTTGTCATACGCGCGTAATCAAATTCTAGAAGTACTTCAGCTTGAAGAAATCGATCCAAGTGATGTTCCTTCGAATATACCTGACAGCCCCGTGACGATTTTAGATCAAATTTTAGATTGGGCCTATGAAAACGGAAGACTCGTTGAAAATTCGGTTACTTATCGTGATTTGTTCGATACGAAAATCATGGGATGCTTAACGGAAAGACCATCAGGCGTGATTGAGAAGTTTGAAACGACTTATGAACAGGCAGGCCCAGAAGCAGCAACGGCTAACTTTTATCAATATTCAAAAGATGTTCATTACATTCGTACAGATCGCATTGCTAAAAATGAGGATTGGCTAACGAAGACGGAATATGGTGAGATGGAAATCACGATTAATCTTTCCAAACCAGAGAAGGATCCGAAAGCCATTGCGGCTGCGAAAACGATGAAGTCAAGCGGTTATCCTGAATGCTTGCTTTGTAAAGAAAACGTAGGATATGCGGGACGAATCAATCATCCGGCGCGACAAAACCTTCGGTTGATTCCTGTCGCGCTTGAAGAGAAACAATGGTATTTGCAGTATTCTCCATACGTGTATTACAACGAACATGCGATTGTCTTATATGGAGAACACGAACCAATGAAAATCTCGCGCGGCACGTTTGATCGACTGCTTGAATTTGTTGGGAAATTCCCTCACTATTTTATCGGCTCGAACGCAGATCTGCCAATCGTTGGCGGTTCGATTTTAAGTCATGATCATTTTCAGGGAGGAAAGCATGACTTCCCGATGGCAAAAGCAGAGGTGGAGCGAGATGTTGTTCTATCCGCTTATCCGAATGTGAAAGCTGGCATTGTGAAGTGGCCGATGTCGGTGCTACGTCTTCAAAGCAACAATCGGGAAGACCTTGGTGAACTTGCCGACGCAATTCTTCAATACTGGAAAGGATACAGTGATGAGCGTGCCGAGGTTCATGCGTTTACAGACGAAGAGCCGCATAACACGATTACACCGATCGCTCGTCGGAATGGTGACGACTATGAGCTTGATCTTGTGCTACGAAACAATCGCACAACAAAAGAGCATCCAATGGGACTGTTTCACCCTCATGCGGAGGTACATCATATTAAGAAAGAAAACATCGGTTTAATTGAAGTGATGGGACTGGCAGTGCTGCCAGGTCGGCTACAAGAAGAACTTCACTTACTTGGTGAATCTCTCATAGGTGAAAATCCGCTAATACAAATTGAACGTGATGAGCGGATTAACAAGCATGTTGTATGGGCAGAATCCCTTCTTGAAAAATATTCGGACCTGGACTCATCAAATATACAGGGACGGTTGCGGGATGAAGTCGGACTTATCTTCTCTGATATTTTAAGCCATGCTGGTGTCTTTAAACGAACAGTACTAGGTCAAGAAGCGTTTGACCGATTTACAGAGGCGCTTAACACCCATTTAAACCAATAA
- a CDS encoding LacI family DNA-binding transcriptional regulator — MATIKDIAQKVKCSPSTVSRVLNYDETLSVSDDTKKRIFEVAEELSYSKKRGKKSLTPKIAIIHWYTEKEELNDLYYMSIRLGVEQRCQEERLELVKIFKDNYDELEKENIQGMVAVGKFSSEEIASLNKVTPNIVFVDYDPDNERYDAVVVDFEKATKKVLDYFTSKGHERIGYIGGRETFRDASAEIVDERELTFKQYMKEREQDYGSYVYTGSFTVDDGYSLMNRAIEELGEQLPTAFFVGNDTMAIGCLRALHENGVAVPERVSLIGVNDISVSKYVYPALSTVKVYTELMGETAVGLLMERLLRRKVAKKVTMSTKLKLRKSSK; from the coding sequence ATGGCAACGATTAAGGACATCGCACAAAAAGTGAAATGTTCACCATCGACCGTTTCACGCGTCCTGAATTATGATGAAACGTTATCCGTTTCTGATGATACGAAAAAACGTATTTTTGAAGTGGCAGAAGAGCTTTCCTATAGTAAAAAACGCGGAAAAAAATCACTGACACCGAAGATTGCGATTATCCACTGGTATACCGAAAAGGAAGAGTTGAACGACCTTTATTACATGTCGATTCGACTTGGAGTCGAGCAGCGCTGTCAGGAAGAGCGGCTTGAACTCGTGAAAATTTTTAAAGATAACTATGATGAGTTAGAAAAAGAAAACATTCAGGGCATGGTTGCCGTTGGTAAGTTTAGTAGTGAAGAAATTGCTTCATTAAATAAAGTGACGCCAAATATCGTCTTTGTTGACTATGATCCAGATAACGAACGTTACGACGCGGTTGTCGTGGACTTTGAAAAGGCGACAAAAAAAGTACTCGACTATTTTACGAGTAAAGGTCATGAGCGAATTGGTTACATTGGTGGGAGAGAAACGTTTCGGGATGCTAGTGCTGAAATTGTTGATGAACGTGAGCTCACGTTTAAACAATATATGAAAGAACGAGAACAAGATTATGGGTCGTACGTATATACGGGATCCTTTACGGTAGATGACGGGTATTCGCTTATGAACCGTGCGATTGAAGAACTAGGCGAACAACTTCCGACTGCTTTCTTTGTAGGGAATGACACGATGGCGATTGGGTGTCTCCGCGCCCTCCATGAAAATGGAGTAGCTGTACCTGAGCGTGTTAGCTTAATTGGCGTAAACGACATTAGCGTTTCAAAATACGTTTATCCCGCTTTAAGTACTGTAAAAGTATATACCGAATTAATGGGTGAAACGGCAGTTGGACTTTTGATGGAGCGTCTCCTCAGAAGAAAAGTAGCCAAAAAAGTAACGATGTCGACAAAACTGAAGCTGCGAAAGAGCAGTAAATAA
- a CDS encoding galactokinase, producing MKTLYETFREVYGEGGEIRSFFSPGRVNLIGEHTDYNGGHVFPCSLSIGTYAVVRKREDSILRFYSMNFAEKGVMTVNADKLVYDAEHDWANYPKGVVSIVKHSGYDVSGFDVLYFGNIPNGAGLSSSASIELATAVLLNELNHLNLEMVDMVKMSQRAENEFVGVNCGIMDQFAIGMGKEEAAVLLDCNTLEYSYSPVVLENASLVIANSNKRRGLADSKYNERRSECERALAQLQQHLPIQALGDLTIESFEANKQHITNPIDQKRAKHAVYENVRTIEAAKRLKAGEIDAFGQLMNESHKSLRDDYEVTGLELDALVEAAWAEEGVIGSRMTGAGFGGCTISIVENQFLNSFQTNVAKTYKEETGLTPEFYVVEIGAGAREINQLSEAL from the coding sequence ATGAAAACCCTATATGAAACATTTCGAGAGGTGTATGGAGAAGGTGGTGAGATTAGAAGCTTCTTCTCGCCAGGACGCGTCAATTTAATTGGCGAACATACAGATTATAACGGGGGACATGTTTTTCCATGCTCTCTTAGCATTGGGACCTATGCGGTTGTTAGAAAACGAGAGGATTCTATTCTTCGTTTTTATTCCATGAACTTTGCAGAGAAAGGCGTCATGACGGTTAATGCGGATAAGCTTGTCTATGATGCTGAACATGACTGGGCAAACTATCCAAAAGGCGTCGTATCGATTGTGAAGCACTCAGGTTATGATGTTAGCGGATTTGATGTGCTTTATTTTGGCAATATTCCTAACGGCGCAGGGTTATCTTCTTCAGCATCAATCGAATTGGCAACAGCCGTCTTATTAAATGAACTGAATCATCTTAACCTTGAGATGGTTGACATGGTGAAAATGAGCCAGCGTGCGGAAAATGAGTTTGTTGGCGTAAACTGCGGGATTATGGATCAATTTGCGATTGGGATGGGGAAAGAAGAAGCGGCAGTTCTTCTTGATTGCAACACGCTTGAATATAGCTATAGCCCAGTTGTTCTTGAGAATGCGTCTCTTGTCATCGCGAATTCGAATAAACGAAGAGGGCTTGCGGATTCAAAATACAATGAGCGTCGATCGGAATGTGAGCGCGCGCTAGCACAGCTTCAGCAACACCTTCCAATTCAAGCGCTTGGTGATTTAACGATTGAATCGTTTGAAGCAAATAAGCAGCACATCACAAATCCGATTGATCAGAAACGAGCGAAGCATGCGGTTTATGAAAACGTTCGGACGATTGAAGCAGCCAAACGGTTAAAAGCTGGTGAAATTGACGCTTTCGGACAGCTAATGAATGAGTCGCACAAATCCTTGCGCGATGACTATGAAGTAACTGGTCTCGAACTGGATGCTTTAGTTGAAGCAGCATGGGCAGAAGAAGGTGTGATCGGATCCCGTATGACAGGAGCAGGGTTTGGCGGCTGTACAATCAGCATTGTTGAAAATCAATTTTTGAATTCATTTCAAACGAATGTAGCCAAAACCTATAAAGAGGAAACGGGCTTAACACCTGAATTTTACGTTGTGGAAATCGGTGCAGGAGCAAGAGAAATCAATCAGCTTTCAGAAGCGCTGTAA
- a CDS encoding beta-galactosidase, with product MLEARKNQFYLNDEPFQILSGGLHYFRVVPEYWRDRLQKLKALGLNTVETYIPWNFHEPKKGQFHFEGMADVERFIAEAQEIGLYVILRPSPYICAEWEMGGLPSWLLKQDDIALRCSHPAFLNHVEDYFNELLPRLKPFLQKNGGPVIAFQIENEYGAYGNDQNYLAFHKEQYEKHGIDTFYFTSDGPDFIKQGSMENVVTTLNFGSRPEEAFAALEAMKPDSPKMVAEFWIGWFDHWSGEHHTRDAKEAAEVFQKLMDMGASVNFYMFHGGTNFGFYNGANHYEKYAPTITSYDYDSLLTEWGDITDKYVAMADVLKSVADVSMEEVSKVETKSYGEVKLTESVSLFDVLQEVGTKVEYVTPLSMEKLDQNFGYMLYRTTINETGTLELDTTPIRDRAFIYVNGKHEATVSVNDETKSVMLPFPDEENTFEILVENLGRVNYGKHLSDQKGIVKNLWLNNQYWFDWEMIKIEGERLPKTYTAAERYPKYLKGSFTIDECTDTFVDLEGFTKGNVYINGFNLGRYWLTMGPQQRLYLPGPLLNEGENEIVVLELEEHTTSSITLMNEPKLG from the coding sequence ATGCTGGAAGCGAGAAAGAACCAATTTTACCTAAACGACGAACCGTTTCAAATCCTTTCAGGAGGTCTCCATTACTTCAGGGTTGTGCCTGAGTACTGGAGAGATCGCCTTCAAAAGCTGAAGGCACTCGGATTGAATACAGTAGAAACGTATATTCCATGGAACTTTCATGAACCGAAGAAAGGTCAGTTTCATTTTGAAGGAATGGCTGACGTGGAACGGTTCATAGCTGAAGCACAGGAAATCGGACTTTACGTGATTTTAAGACCGTCTCCTTATATTTGCGCAGAGTGGGAAATGGGGGGTCTCCCTTCATGGTTACTAAAACAGGATGATATAGCACTTCGCTGTAGTCATCCTGCTTTTCTAAACCACGTAGAAGATTATTTCAATGAGCTCTTGCCGCGCTTGAAGCCTTTCTTACAAAAGAACGGTGGCCCGGTCATTGCGTTTCAAATTGAAAATGAATACGGTGCATATGGGAATGATCAGAACTACCTTGCTTTTCATAAAGAACAATATGAGAAGCACGGCATTGATACGTTTTATTTCACTTCAGACGGACCAGATTTCATTAAGCAAGGTTCAATGGAAAACGTCGTTACGACCCTGAATTTTGGCTCAAGACCAGAAGAAGCCTTTGCAGCTCTTGAAGCGATGAAGCCTGATTCACCTAAAATGGTGGCGGAATTCTGGATTGGCTGGTTTGATCACTGGAGCGGCGAGCATCATACGCGTGATGCGAAGGAAGCTGCTGAGGTTTTCCAGAAACTAATGGACATGGGAGCATCGGTTAATTTCTATATGTTCCACGGAGGAACGAACTTTGGTTTTTATAATGGGGCCAATCATTATGAAAAGTATGCGCCGACGATTACGAGCTATGATTATGATTCACTTTTAACAGAGTGGGGAGACATCACAGACAAGTATGTTGCGATGGCAGACGTGTTGAAAAGCGTAGCGGACGTTTCAATGGAAGAAGTTTCTAAAGTTGAGACGAAAAGCTATGGCGAAGTGAAGCTAACGGAGAGTGTAAGTCTATTCGATGTCCTTCAAGAGGTAGGAACCAAAGTCGAGTATGTTACACCACTTAGCATGGAAAAGCTTGACCAAAACTTTGGCTATATGCTTTACCGTACGACGATTAATGAGACGGGAACGTTAGAGCTAGATACAACGCCCATTCGTGACAGAGCTTTTATTTATGTGAATGGAAAACATGAAGCAACGGTTTCCGTAAATGATGAGACAAAATCGGTGATGCTTCCTTTCCCAGATGAGGAAAATACATTTGAAATTCTTGTAGAAAACCTGGGCCGAGTCAATTACGGCAAGCATCTCTCTGATCAGAAAGGAATTGTGAAGAACCTCTGGTTAAACAATCAATATTGGTTTGATTGGGAAATGATTAAGATTGAAGGAGAACGCCTTCCTAAGACATATACGGCAGCAGAACGTTATCCTAAGTATCTCAAAGGCTCATTTACGATCGACGAATGTACGGATACATTTGTTGACTTGGAAGGGTTTACAAAAGGTAATGTGTATATTAACGGATTTAACCTAGGTCGCTACTGGCTAACGATGGGCCCGCAGCAGCGTCTTTACTTACCTGGTCCACTTTTAAATGAAGGTGAAAATGAAATCGTCGTTCTCGAATTAGAGGAACACACGACAAGTAGCATCACATTAATGAACGAACCTAAACTGGGGTAA
- a CDS encoding carbohydrate ABC transporter permease — MYTLLSIFLVVSIFPFYWMFIGATNDSSKMFTNPPTLLPGDQFMTNLTNLNESIGIFRVLFNSLFVSGLYVVIALAVCASAAYVLAKYNFKGKKFIFTAFLLSMMIPYQATLIPLFQMMSDFNLLNTYFAVIAPQLCFPFAIFLLRQNFLAFPTELMESARLDGASETRIFISIVIPSMRPALAAASIFLFMTQWNNFMWPLVVLNTNDMYTFPVALSSLMGLSYIDYGQVMMGVTLATVPIIAFFLTLQKQFISGMLGSALK, encoded by the coding sequence ATGTATACGCTTCTTAGCATTTTCCTTGTTGTTTCGATCTTCCCGTTCTACTGGATGTTTATCGGGGCAACGAATGACTCTAGTAAAATGTTTACGAACCCGCCAACGCTTTTACCTGGCGATCAGTTTATGACGAACTTAACGAACTTAAATGAATCGATTGGTATATTCAGAGTTCTGTTTAACTCTCTCTTCGTCTCAGGACTTTATGTTGTGATAGCTCTTGCCGTCTGTGCGAGCGCAGCCTACGTTCTTGCGAAATATAATTTTAAAGGGAAAAAATTCATCTTTACCGCTTTCTTGCTTTCGATGATGATTCCTTACCAGGCAACATTGATTCCTTTGTTCCAAATGATGTCTGACTTTAATCTATTAAACACGTACTTTGCTGTCATTGCACCACAATTATGCTTCCCATTTGCGATTTTCTTGTTAAGACAGAACTTCCTGGCGTTCCCAACAGAGTTAATGGAGTCAGCGCGTCTTGACGGTGCGAGCGAAACACGCATCTTTATCTCAATCGTGATTCCGTCGATGCGACCAGCTCTAGCAGCTGCATCGATCTTCCTATTCATGACGCAGTGGAACAACTTTATGTGGCCGCTCGTTGTGTTGAACACGAACGACATGTACACATTCCCTGTTGCCCTATCTAGCTTAATGGGACTCTCTTATATCGACTACGGTCAAGTGATGATGGGCGTTACCTTAGCAACTGTTCCGATCATCGCATTCTTCTTAACACTGCAAAAACAATTCATTTCAGGTATGCTGGGAAGCGCCTTGAAATAG
- a CDS encoding alpha-galactosidase, producing the protein MSILVNQQQFHLTNGKISYIFQILKNGQLGHLYFGKALQPRNYRHFQRTNNPTPASCHAYEDDAAFSLETIQQEYPAYGKGDFREPAFMISNDQKPISNFVYKSHDIVKGKPRLKGLPATYAHTDEAETLLIVLEDTYQQVELELSYTIFENEAVIARNARLINKTDGALSVDRMMSLSVDLPHADMEMVHLSGTWARERHVKTRKVEQGIQSISSIRGASSHHHNPFLALKAIDATEHTGEVLGFQFVYSGNFLAQTEVDHYGVTRVQLGIHPLGFQWTLSPGDAFQTPEAIMVYSDQGMNGMSQTFHRLYRHQLISEQWKNKERPVLINNWEATYFDFNEEKLLHFANEAKELGVELFVLDDGWFGKRNNDQSSLGDWTVDLEKLPDGIASLAEKVKSTGLQFGLWFEPEMISPDSDLFREHPEWAVGIPGEHFTLGRNQRVLDYTRAEVVDYIFERMKGIIEATNLDYIKWDMNRNITEAYSAGLEHQGEFFHRYILGVYDLYERLTSEFPNVLFESCAGGGGRFDPALLYYAPQAWASDDTDAVERLKIQYGTSMAYPIYSIGSHVSAVPNHQTLRETPLSMRADVAYFGTFGYELDPSNLSDEEKEIVKAQIKRYQSLRHLVRDGEFIRLQSPFESNETAWMIVSTDQKEALVGWYKASSTPNPRTNQFLKVRGLATDRAYDVNGVVYFGDELMLHGLPLPIEFNGANGEQAERGGDFQSKVFYLKAD; encoded by the coding sequence ATGAGCATTCTCGTTAATCAACAGCAGTTTCATCTCACAAATGGAAAAATAAGCTACATCTTTCAGATTTTAAAAAATGGGCAGTTAGGTCATTTGTATTTCGGAAAAGCGCTTCAACCACGCAATTATCGTCATTTTCAAAGAACAAATAACCCAACACCGGCTAGTTGTCATGCGTATGAGGATGATGCGGCCTTTTCGCTTGAAACGATTCAGCAGGAGTATCCCGCCTATGGAAAAGGGGATTTTAGAGAGCCTGCTTTCATGATCTCGAATGATCAGAAGCCGATTTCGAACTTTGTCTACAAATCACATGATATTGTGAAGGGAAAGCCTCGTTTAAAAGGGTTGCCGGCAACGTATGCGCATACAGATGAAGCGGAGACGCTTCTCATTGTATTGGAAGATACGTATCAGCAGGTAGAGCTCGAGCTTAGCTATACGATTTTTGAAAATGAAGCGGTAATTGCTCGAAACGCTCGCCTTATTAATAAAACGGATGGTGCGCTTTCCGTCGATCGAATGATGTCGCTGTCTGTGGATTTACCTCATGCTGATATGGAAATGGTGCACCTCTCCGGTACGTGGGCACGCGAGCGTCATGTGAAAACACGAAAAGTAGAGCAGGGGATTCAGTCGATTTCGAGTATACGAGGAGCAAGTTCTCATCACCATAACCCTTTTCTTGCTTTAAAAGCCATAGATGCTACAGAGCATACTGGAGAAGTACTTGGTTTTCAGTTCGTATATAGCGGGAATTTTCTCGCGCAAACGGAAGTCGATCACTATGGTGTAACGCGCGTGCAGCTTGGTATTCATCCGCTTGGATTTCAATGGACTCTGAGCCCCGGAGACGCATTTCAAACTCCTGAAGCCATCATGGTTTATTCGGATCAAGGGATGAACGGAATGAGCCAAACGTTCCATCGTCTGTATCGCCATCAGCTTATTAGTGAGCAGTGGAAGAACAAAGAACGTCCTGTCCTGATTAATAACTGGGAAGCGACATATTTTGATTTTAATGAAGAGAAGCTGCTTCATTTTGCTAACGAAGCGAAAGAGCTTGGGGTTGAACTGTTCGTTCTAGATGATGGTTGGTTTGGAAAGAGGAATAATGACCAATCGTCGCTCGGGGATTGGACGGTTGATTTAGAAAAGCTCCCTGATGGGATCGCGTCTCTTGCTGAAAAAGTAAAGAGCACCGGACTTCAATTTGGATTATGGTTTGAGCCGGAAATGATTAGTCCTGACAGTGATCTGTTCAGAGAGCACCCTGAATGGGCAGTAGGCATTCCTGGTGAACACTTTACGCTAGGACGCAACCAGCGCGTGCTTGATTATACGCGAGCGGAAGTTGTTGACTACATTTTTGAACGAATGAAAGGCATCATTGAGGCTACGAACCTGGATTATATAAAGTGGGATATGAATCGAAACATTACGGAGGCCTACTCTGCAGGTTTAGAGCACCAGGGTGAGTTTTTCCATCGCTACATTCTAGGTGTCTATGATCTTTATGAACGATTAACATCAGAGTTTCCAAATGTATTGTTTGAATCGTGTGCTGGCGGCGGTGGGCGTTTTGATCCGGCTCTCCTGTACTACGCACCACAAGCCTGGGCGAGTGATGATACAGATGCAGTCGAGCGATTAAAAATCCAGTATGGCACATCGATGGCTTATCCAATTTATAGTATAGGTTCTCATGTTTCAGCCGTTCCCAATCACCAAACGCTTCGAGAAACACCTCTTTCGATGCGAGCGGATGTTGCGTACTTTGGTACGTTTGGGTATGAGCTAGATCCTTCCAACCTTTCAGATGAGGAGAAAGAAATTGTGAAAGCACAGATCAAACGGTATCAGTCGCTGCGTCACCTCGTTCGTGATGGGGAGTTTATCAGGCTGCAAAGTCCGTTTGAAAGCAATGAAACGGCGTGGATGATCGTGTCAACGGATCAAAAAGAAGCGCTTGTTGGCTGGTATAAAGCGTCAAGCACACCAAATCCACGTACGAATCAATTTTTGAAGGTTAGAGGGTTAGCGACAGATCGCGCTTACGACGTTAATGGAGTGGTTTATTTCGGAGATGAACTGATGTTGCACGGTCTGCCGCTTCCAATTGAATTTAACGGAGCGAACGGCGAGCAAGCGGAGCGCGGTGGTGACTTTCAATCGAAAGTGTTTTACTTAAAAGCAGACTAA
- a CDS encoding beta-galactosidase: MYVGVDYYPEQWPKERWTEDVRLMKELGVNVVRIAEFGWQLMEPQEGTYDFALYDEAIDLMTKNGIKVVLGTPTATPPAWMVEKYPEILPVDPNGTVISFGARRHYTVNSEVYRKFSAKIVEEMAKRYGQHEGIIGWQVDNEYGHEKSDRSYGDVDQQAFQVWLQQKYETLDMLNEAWGTVFWSQTYTAWSQIPVPRKVFQEHNPSLLLDFDRFCADAYTSYNKLQTDLLRKHIRSDRWITHNFVYTDQAINQWDMSKELDFISFDNYPVWGGLPEPIAPAAIAHQHDLCRSSKDGKGFWVMEELSGAQGWSRIGYLPRPGHIKLWTYQAIARGAEAIVYFRWRAARFGTEEFCHGVLDHDGKPKRKYNEVKEVIDSLSVFGDDWIASTYKADVAVYYDVENAWAWGIQPQSNAFEYKQEFLRFYSPAHRMNAMTDIVTKESNLDGYKVLVVPVYFLTDPAVNEKISRFAEQGGTVILSYRAGVKEQNNFVVEDTLPGALRELAGVEINEYESLQLGQSNEVEGVQGAIKGVNSVASIWCDLVDPKTAEVLAEYRGCFYEKTAAITKNKYGKGTVYYIGSALEEEMMDALYAEVFEATDVTTIASSENVEAVTRTGKDGAIFLSVVNHSTNHDGTLTLPDGTWNDAVSHEEYRGEMTVAPLGSYVLKLT, from the coding sequence ATGTATGTAGGTGTCGATTATTACCCGGAACAGTGGCCGAAAGAACGCTGGACAGAAGACGTAAGATTAATGAAAGAACTCGGTGTGAATGTTGTGCGCATCGCTGAATTTGGATGGCAGCTTATGGAGCCGCAGGAAGGGACGTATGATTTCGCACTTTATGATGAAGCGATTGACTTGATGACGAAAAACGGGATCAAGGTTGTTCTTGGTACACCTACAGCGACACCACCTGCATGGATGGTAGAAAAGTATCCAGAAATTTTGCCTGTCGATCCGAATGGTACGGTTATTTCCTTTGGTGCAAGACGTCACTATACGGTAAACAGCGAAGTGTACCGTAAGTTTTCAGCAAAAATTGTAGAAGAAATGGCAAAGCGATACGGTCAGCATGAAGGGATTATCGGTTGGCAGGTAGACAATGAATACGGTCATGAAAAATCAGATCGTAGCTATGGTGATGTCGATCAGCAGGCTTTTCAAGTCTGGCTACAGCAAAAATATGAAACGTTAGATATGTTAAACGAAGCATGGGGCACTGTTTTCTGGAGTCAAACGTATACGGCATGGTCACAAATTCCGGTGCCGCGTAAAGTATTCCAGGAGCATAATCCAAGCTTGCTTCTAGATTTTGATCGTTTCTGTGCCGATGCGTATACATCTTACAATAAGCTTCAAACGGATCTTCTTCGAAAGCATATTCGCTCCGATCGGTGGATTACGCATAACTTTGTGTACACTGATCAGGCGATTAATCAGTGGGATATGTCAAAAGAACTTGATTTTATTTCATTCGATAACTACCCGGTATGGGGCGGTTTACCTGAGCCAATTGCGCCTGCGGCGATTGCTCATCAGCATGATCTTTGTCGTTCTTCTAAAGACGGGAAAGGCTTCTGGGTGATGGAAGAACTTTCAGGAGCGCAAGGGTGGAGTCGTATTGGTTATTTGCCACGTCCGGGTCATATTAAGCTTTGGACGTATCAGGCCATTGCTCGCGGAGCTGAAGCGATTGTGTACTTCCGCTGGCGCGCCGCTCGCTTTGGAACGGAAGAGTTTTGCCACGGTGTTCTTGATCATGATGGAAAGCCAAAGCGCAAATACAATGAAGTGAAAGAGGTCATCGATTCCCTTAGCGTGTTTGGTGATGACTGGATTGCTTCGACGTACAAAGCGGATGTAGCGGTTTATTATGATGTCGAAAACGCATGGGCGTGGGGCATCCAACCGCAAAGCAATGCGTTTGAATACAAGCAAGAGTTCCTTCGCTTCTACAGTCCTGCTCATCGCATGAACGCGATGACGGATATTGTGACAAAAGAAAGCAATTTGGACGGCTATAAGGTGCTTGTTGTACCCGTTTATTTCCTAACTGATCCAGCAGTTAATGAAAAAATTTCACGCTTTGCGGAGCAAGGTGGAACTGTGATTCTTTCTTATCGTGCAGGGGTGAAAGAACAGAACAATTTTGTCGTAGAAGATACGCTTCCAGGCGCACTACGTGAGCTTGCAGGTGTGGAAATTAATGAGTATGAATCGCTTCAGCTTGGTCAAAGCAATGAGGTTGAAGGGGTTCAGGGAGCGATTAAGGGTGTGAACTCTGTCGCTTCAATCTGGTGCGATCTCGTTGACCCGAAAACCGCGGAAGTTCTTGCTGAATATCGAGGCTGTTTCTATGAAAAAACCGCGGCTATTACGAAGAATAAGTATGGAAAAGGTACGGTGTACTACATCGGATCGGCTCTTGAAGAAGAGATGATGGACGCTCTTTATGCAGAAGTTTTCGAAGCAACAGATGTTACTACGATCGCTTCAAGTGAAAACGTGGAAGCTGTTACGCGTACAGGAAAAGATGGAGCGATATTTTTATCCGTTGTAAACCATTCAACGAATCATGATGGTACGCTCACACTTCCAGACGGTACGTGGAACGATGCCGTTTCACACGAGGAATATCGAGGAGAAATGACAGTTGCGCCGCTTGGTTCATATGTGCTGAAGCTTACCTAG